DNA from Pirellulales bacterium:
TCCACCAGCGATTCGCGGCAGCCGTACAGGTTGTCGAACTTGCTCTTGGTGACCGAATCGTTCACGTTGATGGCGGGCACTTTCAGCTCGCCCCGTTCGTGCATTTGGTACAGCCGATGCACGCCGGTCGTAGTCTCTTCGCTCAGCCCCTTAATGCCCGACAGCAGCTCCGGATATTTTTGATGCACCATCGCCGTGAGGTCGCCGCCGTCGTCCAAAATCAAATTCAGCGGCTGGCCGTCGGGGAAGAACAATGTTTGCTCAATGCACCAATCGAACTCCTCGTTCGTTTCGCCTTTCCAAGCGAACACCGGGCAAGTTCCCTTTTTGGCGATGGCCGCCGCCGCGTGGTCTTGCGTGGAGAAAATGTTGCAACTGCTCCAGGTTACTTTCGCGCCCAGCTCTTCCAGCGTTTCGATCAGCACCGCCGTTTGAATGGTCATGTGCAGACAGCCGGCAATGCGGGCTCCGGCCAAGGGCTTGCTCTTGCCGTATTTTTTCCGCAGCGCCATCAGGCCGGGCATTTCCTGCTCGGCCAGCATAATTTCCTTGCGGCCCCAATCGGCCAGGGCGAGATCGGTAACTTTGTACGGCAATTTTTTCTCAACGGCAGTGGCCACGGTGAACTCCTGAATTGAATCATTTAAAAAACCGCGCTAACTCTTTACAGTGCAAGCGCTTCCGGAATTTCTTGAACCACCCATTCTAAGCACCGCCGGCGATTTTCGCAAGCGCGGTAGTCGCACGAACAGTTCCTAATCCACTTATGGCTTAGCGACTTCGTCGAAAGCACGTTTCGCCTCGTCGATAAACGCTTTCACTTTGGCCGGGTCTTTTTTGCCCGGGGCGCTTTCCACACCGCTGGCGGTATCAACGGCGATGGGCCGAGCCGTTTGTATTGCGGTAGCCACGTTCTTGGGCGAAAGCCCCCCAGCCAAAATGATCGACACTGCTGAGGCTGGATTAACTCGCGGCCGTAATTGTTGCCAACGCGAAAGAGTATCGCCGTGTTTTTGCCACATCGCAATGGTATCCCATTTGAGTGGAATCCCGGTTCCACCAAAGAGATCATTATCCCATGAATCAATCAATACCCAACTTTGTTTGCATCCCAATTCAACGCAATGTTTCAGGTAATTATCCATCAATCTGCCATCTTGTTCCCAACGCAGTGCCTTAATCATTGGAATTGTGTGAGTCTTACCGAACGCAGCTAAAAACTCCGGTGACTCTTTGCCATGAAATTGCACCATGTCAAGCGCAGCAGCAGTCATCGCATCATCTACATCTTCTCCCAGAGGATTTACGAATACACCTACTTTCTGCACGTGGGAAGGAATGGCATGGGCGATTTCCCATGCTTGCTGAAGAGACACGCATCGTTTACTGCCCGAATAAAAATTCAATCCAATTGCATCTGCGCCGGCTTCAACAACGGCCTCCGCATCTTGAGGCGTTGTCACCCCGCAAATTTTGATTTGAAACGGCAACCGGCTCATCGGCACACCAAGCATAATTTTCACACGGCATCGCGCTCAAAAAATAACCGTCCCCAATTATACGCTAGCACCCATGGTGTGCCGACTGCCCAATACATAGCCCGACTGTGCCGGTCGGGCGTGCGGCGTTACAACGCCATCCGCTCAAAACCGTTTCATGCTGTCTGGATTGCCCCGCCGATACGAATCGATATACGCCATCATCCCGTTTCTGCCTTCAGCTTTCTGCCTTTTTCCGTCCGCCTTCCGCTTACCGCACACTGCCTACCGTCTACCGCCAGCCGCCTGCTATGTCCACAATCACTAAAACCGCCTGGCGCCGCCTGTACGTGTTTCTGGCCCTTGCGCTGGCTGTGTTTTTGTTGGCGCTAATAAGCGTCGGCTTCATCTGCCACGGCTTCGCCATGTCGCCGGCGAGCGCAGTCCAAGCCTCGGGCGCACAGCAGTCGGCGAACAGTGCGGGCGCATCGCCGACCAATGGCAGCCAAACCGAGGAAGTCGAGCCCGACGAAGTTCAGCCGCTTCCCGTCCCGCCGGAAATCAAAACCGCTATCGCGGCTGCCAACAAAAATGGGCTGGCCGCTTATCGCGCCACGCAAAATGCCGTCGATCAATATCAGGCCACGGAAATCGAGCTACAAGATTTGCTGGATCAGCATTTCGACGATTTGCTGCACGCGGCCCAAACCGCCGCCGATCAAAAAACCGCGCCGGCCGAAGAAAATCAATCATTGCCCGCGCCGCAACCGGCGCCTGCGGCTGCCGCGCCGCAAATGGCCATCAATCCGCGCTGGCAGGACTTGGAAAACCAAATCGTTCAATATCGAAAACAGCGCGTGGCTCTGTTAGATACGCTGCTTCCCACACACCCCAGCGTGCGGCAACTCGATCTTTCGTTGTCGGAACTCGAACGCCAGCTCGAGACAGTCCCCAAGGAAATTCCCGCCTCGCAAGCGGAATCCGCACCACTGGCCACCTCCGCCGCGCCACAGCCTGAGCAAAACGCTACGGCGAATGCACCGCCTGCCTCCGACGCGCGCCGGGCGTCCCATCTTCCATCGGCCTCCAGTGTCTTTGCACAATTGCTCCCCGTCTGGCAAAACACCGCCGAGCAATATCACGAATTGACCACGCGCTTGCAATCGCAGCAGGACGTTTGTTATCAGGCCCTGAATACCGAAAGCACCGCCTGGCAACGGAAAGCCCAAATTCCGGCCAATTACCTGGCCACGCTCACCGTGCCCAAACCCGCGCCTGCGATTGAGTCCCGCCCGCCGATGGTCGGCGCCGATCCGCGCCTGGCAATCTGGTGGTGTGGCGTGCTGGCCATCGGCGTCGCGGCTTTGGTGGCCCGCCGGGCGCAAGTGTCGGAGGCGGTGTTTCGCACGGCCTCAGAAGTGCGCCAGCGGCTGGCCCTGACCATTCTCGGCTTCTTGCCGCAAAATTCCCTGGCCCGGACCTCGCAACATCCGCCGTCCGAACCGCGCTGGATCGGCCGCACGCTAATCGCCGCCGAATTGTGCCTCTTGGTGCTGGCGGCCGTGCTGGCGGCAATGTCGATCTCCGACCGGCAATTCTTCACACATTTCTTAGCCAATCCGCTGGCTGCTTGCTCGCAAAAGTTCTGGTGCTAGCACCGCCCGCTGTTCGGCTTAATCCGCCGCGCTGCCAAACGCCGAAGCTATCTAACAGCGCATGCAGCAATGACGAATGTCCAAATCCCAATGACCAATGAGTGTTGCTGCTTCATATTGGTCATTGGTGCTTTGACATTGGTCATTGATTTAGTTTAACCCGCGATCCTTCCTACAACGCTTTCAATGTACGAATCGTTTTTCGGTTTCAATGAGCGTCCGTTCGCCGCTGCGGCGTTAGCCAAGCGCTATTTTCGCAGCGAGTCCAGCGAGGCCGCTCGCGAAAACCTGGCCCGCTGCATCGACCGCGCCGAAGGCGTCGGCTTGCTCATCGGACCGTCCGGAACAGGCAAGACATTGTTGTGCCAGGTGCTGGCGGAGCAATTCCGCCGTTCGATGCAGGTAGCGCTGTTGGCCAGCGGACAACTTTGCACGCGCCGTGCCATGCTGCAGGCCATCTTATTCGAACTCGGCTTGCCGTTTCGCGGAATGGAAGAAGGCGACTTGCGGCTCGCGCTGGTCGATCATCTTTCCCCCCGTGCAAAATCGGCCGATGCCGCGCAGCAGGACGCTGGCGCCGTCCCCTCCTCGCTCTCTGCCCCCCCGCTGCTGCTCATCGTCGACGAAGCCCACACGCTGCCCATGCGGCTGTTGGAAGAGTTGCGCCTGATCACCAATCTGGTGCGCGGCGGTCAGCCCCGGGTGCGGCTGGTGTTGGCCGGCGGCCCGCAATTGGAAGATCGCTTCGCCCATCCGAAAATGGAATCGTTCAATCAGCGCGTTGCGGCCCGCTGCTACTTGGAAACGCTCGACCGGCAGCAAACCATCGAATACGTTCGCCATCAAGTTCTGCAAGTCGGCGGCCAGCCCGATCGCATTTTCACTTCCGATGCGCTGGAAGCGGTGGCCCATGCCACCGGCGGCATTCCGCGGCTGATCAACCAGGTGTGCGATCATGTTCTGCTGCTGGCCTTTGCCGGCGGAGTGGAGCAAATCACTGCCCCAGGCGTCGAAGAAGCCTGGGCCGATTTGCAACAATTGCCAACGCCCTGGAACGCAGCGCCGGGCGCGCCGGCGCCGGTGAACGAAAACAGCGTCGTCGAGTTCGGCAGCCTCGATGATGAACTGGCCGACGAACTTCCTCCCGCCGTGCCGTTCCGCGCCCCTGCCGATCAGGCCAATGCACAAGCAGCTCAGCAAGCCAATCCGCTGGAAGCTTTACGGGAAACGATCGCCCCGCCCCGCGAGTTCCACGACGATTTTCATCCCGCCGGCAGCATCGGGCCCGAAGTGGAATTGGTGTTCCCGCACGGGTCAAATCCATTCCACGGCGATTTCGCCGAGGAAGAAGTGGTGATCGACCGCTACACGTCGTTGCAGGCCGACGCCTTGGCCCATCGCCCATTGGTCCGCAGCGCCGAAAGCCGCTCGTTGGCCGCGCTTCTGAAAGCGGCCCATTCCGTCGTGGAAAAATTGTCCCAGGAAAAGCCCGCGATGGCCCTTGCACCGTCCACCTGGCCCGGCGGCGTTCCCGCGCAGCCAGCGCCACTCTCCTCCGCGCCCCCCACCGCTACGCAAGTCACGGACGATGCCGCCGCAATCGAAAATACCAGCGCTGAACAAACGATGCCGCCCGCCGCCGTCACGCCATACCAAACCGGGCCTATCCACGACGATAATTTAATCGTCATCGAAGAACCGCCGAGATTGAAGCCGCCCCAACCCAAGCAGCCTATCCGCGTTCGCCGCCAGGAATATCGCCAACTGTTCGCCCAATTGCGCCGCGGCTAGCGTTCGCTATCCGACTCCCCGCCTCATGAGCTTAATCCTAAAATCGCTGACGCGGATCGAAACGCGACCGTTAAATCCGGTCAGTCAGCCGGAACCGGCCTCAATCGATCCAACGCCTGGGCTAATCGATATTCAGCCCGAACCAGTGGCCGATCAGCCCAATGCAACGGCCGCAATTCTAGAGCCCGCTGCCTCGCCCCCCGTCGCCGTCGGCAGTCCACAGGAAATCTTCCCCTTGGAAGAAATCGACCCGCTTGACGAAATCGTCGCTCCGCTGGAACTGGCTTTCGACCAGTCCAAAGCAAATCTCGCCGTCCCCCTCGCACCCTTGCCGGATCAGATTGAACCGCTCCTTGCGGAGCAACTTTCGCCGTTGCCCGCCTTGGCCGAGTTCAACCTCACCGATCCGCTCCCGCTTGTGGCCAATTGGGCCCAGCCCGCACAGGCCGAGTCCCTCCCTCCCGAACACCAGCAGCCCGAGATCACCCATTCCGAGCCGGCGTCGTCCTCCCCCGCTTTGCCGCCGGCAGAACGGGTGATGCCCGTCGAACAACCCTCCACGGTCAAACCGCTGGCCGTGGAAACCATTGCCGCGTTCACCGCCGATTTCCAACCCGGCTCCCATGTCGACTGGCTGCACCTGGAACAATTGCAAAACATGGTCACGGCCAATCTGGCCAATCTCACGGCGTCCGATTACGACCTTGCGGAAATCGACTTGAGCCATATCGCCCCGGCTCCATCCACCGTATATCCGTCGCCGCCTGCTGAGGTCCCTCCGCCATCTCCAGCGCCGGAAGTGATTGAATGGCAGGCTGAAGTGTTCCGTTTGCACGCCGCCGAAGTTGAACGATTGCAAGCCGAGGTTGTCCGGTTGCAAGCCGAAGCGACCGCCCCCAAAAACACAACACCATCGGTCCCCGCCGCTCCAGAACCTGCCCTGCCAGACGCTTCCCTCGAAGTTCCTGCCCCGCCGGCTCCCACCCCGGCTGTCAGCCCGGCAAATTGGCCCGGCGGAATTCCCGCATTACCATCGTCGCTTGAACCGCCGCAACAGTCACAGCCCCCGCTCAACATCCGGCCTGAATTTCGCGAATTGCGCGACCAATTGCTGGCCAAGCTTAATTTAACGCAGCATCCCACGCTGCTGCTCGTCGACGCCGGCCGCGAAACGGGAAACGCTTCTTGGCTCTGGCCCCTGGCCGCGGCCATCCTCGACAAACTGAACGCCGCCCGCGGCCACTCAAATTCGCGAATTCTGCTCGTCGAAGCCACCGATGCCGATTGCCGCCTGGCACAAACCCTTGGATTCGACACGCACCTCGGCTTAAACCACGTGTTGAATAACCGCTCCACCTGGCAGGCCGCCATCCAATCCACCTTGCATCCGCAAATCAAACTGCTCTGCCGCGGCTCGGAATATCTCCAGGCCGTGTCACCGCAGCGGCTTAAAGAATCGTGGTCCGAGTTGTCGCGACAGTTCGATTTGCTGCTGGTCGCCGCCGGCCCGGCGTGTAAATCTACATCAACAAGCAATTCCGCCGCTACCAAAACGTCGGCCCTTTGCACCAGCGATCTCTTCCCCTTGGCCGCCGCCGCCATGCTTTACGTGGAATTGGGCGCCACCTCCGCCGCGGCCGCCGCCGACGCCAAACGCCTGCTCGACGCCCACCGGATTCCGGTGCTAGGCTGTGTTATACAGCCCACATAGTCTTTGGCCGTGCAGCAAGACCATGAATATATCGCAGCCTGCAAAACTACCGGACCCACGGTCCAGTGAGCCGGAACCAGGGACGACCACCACCAAAACGCTGGTGATGACCTGCACGCTGAACGAAATTGAAAATCTGCCGCGGCTTGTCGACGAGATTTTCGCCTTCGCTCCCCAAGTCGACATTCTGGTGATCGACGACAACTCGCCCGACGGCACCGGCCAATGGTGCGACCAGCAAACCGCCGCCGGTCGCCGCCTTCACTGCCTGCATCGCAGTGGCAAATTGGGCCTGGGCACGGCCATTATCGTCGGCATGCAGTATGCCATCGACCACGGCTACGATTACGTCCTGAACATGGATGCCGATTTCAGCCATCACCCGCGCTATCTCCCCGCCATGCTCGCCGGCATGGAAGGAAACAATCAACCTCTCCCTTTGGGAGAGGGTCGGGACGACCTTCCCCCTCGCCCTTTGGGAGATGGCCGGGTCTCCCCAGGCGACTCGCCGTGGCGAGGTGAGGGTGCTGCACCCGTCGACGTCATGATCGGTTCCCGCTACGTTCCCGGCGGCGGCACTGTCGGCTGGCCCCTCAAACGCAAACTGATGAGCCGCGCCGTCAATTTATACGCCCGCTGGTTGTTGTGGCTTAAGCCCCGCGACATCAGCGGCGGTTACCGCTGCTACCGCGTGGCGAAACTGAAAGAATTGCCCTTCGATCAAATCCGCTCCCGCGGTTACTCCTTCCAGGAAGAAGTCCTCTGGCTGCTCCGCCGCCGCGGGGCCACATTCGGCGAAACGCCCATCCTGTTTGCCGACCGCGAGCGCGGACAATCCAAAATCAACCGCGCCGAAGCCTGGGCCGCTTTGCGCATCATCTTCGGGCTCGGCCTGCGGAATTTAGCCGGCAAATAATTGAGTTGGTCACCCCAGGCGCTCAATATCAATCGAGTCGTCGCGGCCTTCAAAATATCCGCCTCAAATCTTTCTTGAATCATATGCCCAGTGCAGCAGCGCCTGCCGTTGCCGTCGCCGGCATTTCAAATCTCCCCGCCGGCAATGCGCTTGAATTTGCGCCGCGTGCCGCCGGATGGCCCGCCAACGCTTAATTTGCCGCTCGTCGTCCAGGCAGCGACGGCCCATGTAATACCGGCAGTACCATTGGAACCAGCCGCGTGGGTCTTCGTGGTAAATCCATCCGTTGCGCCGCCACACCGCCAGCGGCTGCGAGGCATTCACGCCAAAATAATTCAGCGCCGCATCGTGCCGCTTCGGGCACAACTTGGCCCGATCGAACCACTGGTCCGGAAATTCCCCGGTGCAATCGGTCATGTACTTCCCGCCAAACACGCCAAACTCCAGCATTTGCTGCGGCGTCAGTTGCGGGCGGAAATCGGGATGAAAATTCTTCCCCACCGGCTCCGTGCAATAGTAGACGTAATTTTTCTGCATCTGGTCATTGACCACCACACGGCGTTTTTTCATGTGATATTCGCTTCCGGCCGCGGCACGGTAAGATGGTTGCTCAAAATTTGGCGCGGCTTGCAGCCCTCTGTTCAATGCCGTTCGTCCGCGCACCAGTATAGAATTTTCCGCCCACGTTGAGGTGCCCCATTTCCGCCGCCGCAAATTCCCACTGGCAGGTCCTGGTCATCGGCGCCGGCGCTGCCGGCTTGGTGGCGGCCGAACGTGCGGCTTCGCGCGGTCTCAAAACCCTGCTGCTGGAGCGCAACTTCCGGCCCGGCGTCAAAATTCTCATGTCCGGCGGCACGCGCTGCAATCTCACCCAAAATACCGACGCCCGCGGCATTGTCGCCGCTTACGGTCCGCCCGGTCGATTTCTCCACTCGGCCTTGGCGGCACTCAGCCCACAAGATTTGGTGGCCCTCGTCGAAGACGAAGGCGTGCCCACCAAAATCGAAGAAACCGGCAAAATTTTTCCCGTGAGCAACAAAGCGGCCGACGTGCTCCGGGCTTTTCTAGACCGCTTGCACCGCAGCGGTTGCGAGCTGGCACTGGAAGAGTCGCTTGTCGGCTTAGCGCGAATCGAAGATTCGGCTAGCGGACTAGTTGGCTTTCGGCTGACGACCGACAAACGAACTCTCACCGCTGAACGCCTGATCATCACCACCGGCGGCCAATCGTATCCCGGCAGCGGAACCACCGGCGACGGTTACCGCTGGGCCGCGACTTTTGGTCACACCATCGTGCCACCCCGCCCGGCCTTGGTCCCCATTACCACTTCAGCCCCCTGGGTGCGCGAACTCTCCGGCATCACCATTCCCGACGTGGTGCTACGCTTGCTGGAGCCAGAGACAAATCAATCCAACCCTAAACAAAAAATCCTCGACACCCGCCGCGGCTCACTGCTATTCACGCACTTTGGTTTGTCCGGCCCGGTCGTGCTCGACATCAGCCGTCACATCAGCGGTCATCCGCATCCGCAGGCGCTGCATCTGGAGTGCGATTTTCTGCCGAACATCAAAACCGCCGAATTAGATTCGCAGCTTCGGCAGCAGGCCGCCGCCGAAGGCAAAAAGCAACTTCTCTCGCTGGTGCCGGAATTGTTGCCCCGCCGCTTGGCCGAAGTTCTACTGCGCGAAGCCAGTCTGCCCCCCGATAAAAAAGCCGGCGAACTGAGCAACGCCAACCGTGCAACGCTGATCCGCGCTCTCAAGCAACTGCCAATCCCCGTCACCGGCACCCGCGGCTTCGGAAAAGCAGAAGTGACCGCCGGCGGCGTCGCGCTGGGTGAAATCGATTCCAGCACGCTGCAAAGCAAACTGGTTCCCGGCCTGTTTTTCGCCGGTGAAGTGCTCGATCTCGACGGCCCCATCGGCGGCTACAACTTCCAAGCCGCCTTCAGCACCGGCTGGCTGGCAGGGAAGAATGTGTGAAAAATCGCACCTCGTGGAGAAAATGTACGATCGCCGGACGCTACTCTGTCGAAAGATTGAGACCGTCGGTGTCCAATCCGGTCGTTGCTGGCTGGCGCGAGTGAGTCACGCTCGTGTAAACAATCATCCCAACCAGAATCGCAGCCAATACAATGCTTGCGCCAATCGTGCCCAGTTCCAATCCACCTTGGGCATGTGTTTTGGTGAGTAAATCGCCAAACGTGGCGCCGAAGGGACGAGTGAGCACAAAGGCGATCCAAAACAGCAGCACGCGGCTGAGTTGGGTGAAGTATGCCAGCAGCGCGACCAAAGCGATCAGCCCGCCGATGAGTGCTGCCCCGCCCAAAAAACCCAGGCCGGAATCGTCGGCTAAAAAATCACCCAGGGCCGTGCCCAGCGTGTTGGAAAACAAAATCGCCACCCAATAAAACATTTCCGCCCTGGTCGTGCGAATGTTGCTGACCGACAGCGATTTTTCGCTCAACCGCCAAATGGCCAGCACGGTGGCCAAGCAGCAAATCAGAATCAACGAGCCCTTGGCGTAGCCCAACCCCAGCGTGCGATCCATGCAGTCCGACATGGTCGTGCCGGCCATGCTGGTTGTGAGAATTACCGTCCAATACAGCGCGGGAATAAATCGCTTGGATGCCAACTGAGCCGTCACCGAAACAAAAAACAGCCCGATCAAAATCGCCGAACTCAGCGCGTAGCCCACGTTCAGCGTCATCGAAATCAAATCACCCGCCGTTTCACCCAGCGTCGTGGCGCAAATTTTCATTACCCAAAACGCCAGCGTAACCTGCGCAACTTTATTGGAGTGAGCGTGCATGGGGCGGTTGCGGGGAGAAAATTCCAGTCAGGATCGGATTTCTAAAATCTCGCCTGGTTTAATCGTCGTCAAGGCGTTTAAGGTTGCGGGCACGAGCGGAATCAAATCGGCCAAACGATTGCTCACTGCGGCCAACACAACAATCGCCACTCCCGCCGTCTGTAAATTCTGCTGATAGCGAAGATTTTGATCGGTCGTTAGAAAAATTTCCATCCCTTGATTTGACATCAACTCCAACAACTCACCGTTTTTCTTTCCTGTCCAGCCCATTTCGGGCACGGTATGCACTTCGTGCCCGACCAAATGCACGGCTAGGCGGCGCGGTACGCATTCGTCAAGCAGAACGCGCATTGCCCACTAAAGATTGTTTGGCGTATTCCAAAGCCGCAACCGCTTGTTGGCGAGTCACGCTGGGGAAATCTTGCAGGAATTCGTCGAGCGAGTCACCGGCCTCCAAATAGTCCAACAAAATATGCGCCGGCACCCGCGTGCCAACGAACACCGGCGTGCCGCCGAGAATATCTGGATCCGACTGAACTGGCAAATTGTTTGTCATGCTTCAATTATAGCTCTTATTGCTTTGGAAAATTTTCATCGATATTCAAACGGACAATCGCCATATGCGAAGCTAAGGCGACAAAAACGGAGCCGTGAACAATGATGCGATAGTTTCCCTCCCGGTACCACGTATCCGATGCGCTTTGCACTTTTGTCGTAGACACCGAGATCGTTCTGCCATTGTTGCGGAAGCCGAATTGGCTCAATCCGCCAAAATAATGATTCAACAGCACCATGGCACACATGGTGTCGGAATTGCCTTGCTTATCTACAGCCAACGCTTCTTCGCCCAGATCGACCATCCATTCAATCGTTGTGAATGTGTGGTAATCCTCTCGGTAAATGGCATTTCGAAAAGCCTCATCCATATCTTTCGATTCTTCGCCATCGCTCTTGAATTCGTCGAAAACATTTTTTTGTAGGGGGCCCGCAAACGAAACGCCCGGCAAAGGTTCCTTGGCCTGGTTTAGCAAAAAGTCATTTACCCGATTGCGTTCCTGTAAAAAACGCATTAACTCTAGTGGATGGCAAATTGGCGCCAGCCCATAGACCAATCACAATGCCAAGAGCAACGACTAGCGCGGTGCCGATAATGAGAAATCGCATGACAAGCTCCTGCGATCAGCAGTTTCTGTCAAAATCTCGACTTATTTTTTCTCCCCCATCAACTCCGCCACCTTGGGCTCAATTGCGGCGGCCCAAATTTCGTACCCTTTGGCGTTGGGGTGCAAATGGTCCGGCATCACGTCGTCGGGAATCGTGCCGTCGGGCTGCAAAAACTTATCGCCAATGTCCATGTAGAAAATCATTTTGTCGTCGGCCAGCTTGGAAATCATGGCGTTGGCGTCCGCAATTTTCTGCCGCTGCACTTTGGTCGCTTCTTTCACGGCGGCAATTTTGGCCGGCACTTCGCTTTCATCGATCGTATCGGCTCCCTTCTTGGCCGCCGCGGCTTTCAATTGTGTCTTCGCCACGGCTTCCAATTGTTCGTCGGTGTTGGGGCCGCGAGGAAAAATGCCCAACAGCAGCAATTTCGTGTCGGGCAATTTCTCCCGCAGTTGATGCACAATGGCGGTTACGCCGTCGGCAATTTCCTCGGCCGTATTATCTTTGCCGTTGGAGTTGTTGGTGCCGATCATGATCACGGCCAGTTTCGGATGAATCCCGTCAATGTTCCCCTGGTCATGCCGCCACAGCACATGTTGCGTGCGGTCGCCGCTGATGCCGTCGTTCATTGCCTTGCGATTGCCGTAGTATTTGTCCCACACATCCTTGCCCCGCGTTTCCCACCCCTGCGTAATCGAATCTCCCACGAACAACAAATCCACGTCCCCCTGCTTGGCCCGTTCCGAAATCTTGTCGATTCGGCCTTGCGTTCCCGTGTGAATCGCCGGCGCGGTGGCCGTGTTCTTCGGCGGTGCGGTCGCCGTGGCGCCCTCGTCTGCGCCCCAAATCAATCGGTTCGAAAACAAAATCGCCAGACTGGCCACGGCGGCCAACATCACCTGTCGCGAAATGGATTTCATCTTTCGGCTCCTCGCTCGGTTTTTAATGGTGCTGCAAAAGTCACGCGTTGGCATTTCTTTCCCCAACCGCTGCCAACCGTAAACCAGCATAAGCCTTGCCAATTCTGAAAGAAAGGTGCCGCTCCAAATTGCGCCTATATTCCACAGGCGAACTGCAGCCGCAATCGGCTTAGTGCCAACTCCGGTGCCCTCACCGACACAGCGCACCGGCCGTTGAGAACCATCGCTC
Protein-coding regions in this window:
- a CDS encoding adenosylhomocysteinase; translation: MLAEQEMPGLMALRKKYGKSKPLAGARIAGCLHMTIQTAVLIETLEELGAKVTWSSCNIFSTQDHAAAAIAKKGTCPVFAWKGETNEEFDWCIEQTLFFPDGQPLNLILDDGGDLTAMVHQKYPELLSGIKGLSEETTTGVHRLYQMHERGELKVPAINVNDSVTKSKFDNLYGCRESLV
- a CDS encoding phosphoribosylanthranilate isomerase produces the protein MLGVPMSRLPFQIKICGVTTPQDAEAVVEAGADAIGLNFYSGSKRCVSLQQAWEIAHAIPSHVQKVGVFVNPLGEDVDDAMTAAALDMVQFHGKESPEFLAAFGKTHTIPMIKALRWEQDGRLMDNYLKHCVELGCKQSWVLIDSWDNDLFGGTGIPLKWDTIAMWQKHGDTLSRWQQLRPRVNPASAVSIILAGGLSPKNVATAIQTARPIAVDTASGVESAPGKKDPAKVKAFIDEAKRAFDEVAKP
- a CDS encoding AAA family ATPase; this translates as MYESFFGFNERPFAAAALAKRYFRSESSEAARENLARCIDRAEGVGLLIGPSGTGKTLLCQVLAEQFRRSMQVALLASGQLCTRRAMLQAILFELGLPFRGMEEGDLRLALVDHLSPRAKSADAAQQDAGAVPSSLSAPPLLLIVDEAHTLPMRLLEELRLITNLVRGGQPRVRLVLAGGPQLEDRFAHPKMESFNQRVAARCYLETLDRQQTIEYVRHQVLQVGGQPDRIFTSDALEAVAHATGGIPRLINQVCDHVLLLAFAGGVEQITAPGVEEAWADLQQLPTPWNAAPGAPAPVNENSVVEFGSLDDELADELPPAVPFRAPADQANAQAAQQANPLEALRETIAPPREFHDDFHPAGSIGPEVELVFPHGSNPFHGDFAEEEVVIDRYTSLQADALAHRPLVRSAESRSLAALLKAAHSVVEKLSQEKPAMALAPSTWPGGVPAQPAPLSSAPPTATQVTDDAAAIENTSAEQTMPPAAVTPYQTGPIHDDNLIVIEEPPRLKPPQPKQPIRVRRQEYRQLFAQLRRG
- a CDS encoding polyprenol monophosphomannose synthase; translated protein: MNISQPAKLPDPRSSEPEPGTTTTKTLVMTCTLNEIENLPRLVDEIFAFAPQVDILVIDDNSPDGTGQWCDQQTAAGRRLHCLHRSGKLGLGTAIIVGMQYAIDHGYDYVLNMDADFSHHPRYLPAMLAGMEGNNQPLPLGEGRDDLPPRPLGDGRVSPGDSPWRGEGAAPVDVMIGSRYVPGGGTVGWPLKRKLMSRAVNLYARWLLWLKPRDISGGYRCYRVAKLKELPFDQIRSRGYSFQEEVLWLLRRRGATFGETPILFADRERGQSKINRAEAWAALRIIFGLGLRNLAGK
- a CDS encoding NAD(P)/FAD-dependent oxidoreductase gives rise to the protein MRCPISAAANSHWQVLVIGAGAAGLVAAERAASRGLKTLLLERNFRPGVKILMSGGTRCNLTQNTDARGIVAAYGPPGRFLHSALAALSPQDLVALVEDEGVPTKIEETGKIFPVSNKAADVLRAFLDRLHRSGCELALEESLVGLARIEDSASGLVGFRLTTDKRTLTAERLIITTGGQSYPGSGTTGDGYRWAATFGHTIVPPRPALVPITTSAPWVRELSGITIPDVVLRLLEPETNQSNPKQKILDTRRGSLLFTHFGLSGPVVLDISRHISGHPHPQALHLECDFLPNIKTAELDSQLRQQAAAEGKKQLLSLVPELLPRRLAEVLLREASLPPDKKAGELSNANRATLIRALKQLPIPVTGTRGFGKAEVTAGGVALGEIDSSTLQSKLVPGLFFAGEVLDLDGPIGGYNFQAAFSTGWLAGKNV
- a CDS encoding DUF5615 family PIN-like protein — its product is MRVLLDECVPRRLAVHLVGHEVHTVPEMGWTGKKNGELLELMSNQGMEIFLTTDQNLRYQQNLQTAGVAIVVLAAVSNRLADLIPLVPATLNALTTIKPGEILEIRS
- a CDS encoding DUF433 domain-containing protein, translated to MTNNLPVQSDPDILGGTPVFVGTRVPAHILLDYLEAGDSLDEFLQDFPSVTRQQAVAALEYAKQSLVGNARSA
- a CDS encoding GDSL-type esterase/lipase family protein, whose product is MKSISRQVMLAAVASLAILFSNRLIWGADEGATATAPPKNTATAPAIHTGTQGRIDKISERAKQGDVDLLFVGDSITQGWETRGKDVWDKYYGNRKAMNDGISGDRTQHVLWRHDQGNIDGIHPKLAVIMIGTNNSNGKDNTAEEIADGVTAIVHQLREKLPDTKLLLLGIFPRGPNTDEQLEAVAKTQLKAAAAKKGADTIDESEVPAKIAAVKEATKVQRQKIADANAMISKLADDKMIFYMDIGDKFLQPDGTIPDDVMPDHLHPNAKGYEIWAAAIEPKVAELMGEKK